One window of Pirellulales bacterium genomic DNA carries:
- a CDS encoding isoprenyl transferase, with product MPRHIAVIMDGNGRWAQRQNLPRIEGHRRGVASVRRITEEAARLGIEQLTLYCLSSENWKRPQPEVNFLMHLLEQYMIEERTTIMDNDIRVGVIGRREGIPAATQDEMDKTIAMTAANGGMRLCLAINYGGRTEMLDAVKEIAAQVETGRLQAEELSEQTISDHLYTAGMRDPDLLIRTAGEMRISNFLLWQISYTEIWVTEKCWPEFEVSDLHAALGDYAQRDRRYGGLTLEE from the coding sequence ATGCCGAGGCACATTGCCGTCATCATGGACGGGAACGGCCGGTGGGCGCAGCGGCAAAACTTGCCGCGGATTGAGGGGCACCGCCGCGGCGTGGCGAGCGTGCGCCGGATTACCGAAGAAGCAGCCCGGCTGGGCATCGAGCAACTTACGCTGTATTGCCTGTCGAGCGAAAACTGGAAACGACCGCAGCCGGAGGTGAACTTCCTGATGCACTTGCTGGAACAGTACATGATCGAAGAGCGAACCACGATCATGGACAACGACATCCGTGTGGGGGTGATCGGCCGCCGCGAAGGCATTCCGGCTGCCACGCAGGACGAAATGGATAAAACCATCGCGATGACCGCCGCCAACGGCGGCATGCGGTTATGCCTGGCGATCAATTATGGGGGACGGACCGAGATGCTCGACGCCGTGAAAGAAATCGCCGCGCAAGTAGAAACGGGCCGATTACAGGCCGAGGAGCTTAGCGAACAAACAATTTCCGATCATCTGTACACGGCCGGCATGCGTGATCCCGATTTGCTCATCCGCACGGCCGGGGAAATGCGCATCAGCAATTTTCTGCTGTGGCAAATCAGCTACACAGAAATTTGGGTGACCGAAAAATGCTGGCCTGAGTTTGAAGTGAGCGACTTGCACGCGGCCCTTGGAGACTATGCCCAGCGCGACCGGCGGTATGGCGGATTGACGCTGGAAGAATAA